GAAGGTGACTCCGGCTGAAGGAGTCTTAAGAGACTAAAGAAAAATGATGGCGACTCCCTCTAAAGGAGCCTTGAGGGACTTGGGGAGGATAGAGAGGGGTCGGTCCAGAGGTTGTGCTAGCAGAAAGCTGTTCTAAAGTAATTCAAATGAACGAGTCAGTAGCAGAAATGTCACCTGATTAACTGTTACCCCTTTTGAAAGTGTTTCTCATTTAACCAACAAAAGAGATTTCACAAATATCCCGTTTGTCaccaaaataaaagtcaaagatGTTCACTGCAAGTGAGGCACATCTTCTACTTTCAGTTCACATCCAATACTTCAAGaaacagcgaaaaaaaaaaaattcacacttcAAAAGCATTTTtagatatttggcacaagtaaaATTACTCACATTGATCCCATTTTACTGAAGTCTCGTTTGGTCTGGAAGGTGAAAGCAGTCAGTCCAACAAACACGGCACAGGTCAGGAAGAAGGCCTGCAGTACTGTGGAGTACTCATAGAACGTCACTGTGGGACAATACAGTACTGAGTACACACAGGACACAGACTAGAGTCCACAAAAAAGCTGGATCTGGTTCAGGTTTTAGGGGgattatgaaattttttttttttgaaaacattCAGATGTTTGATTCAGTTTTCTCAGAAAAAATGATTTTGGGGATTTTGCCACAGCAGATTTTGTGCAGTTTTTGAATGATGTCAGACGAAACAGATCCTGGTGCAAAGGTACTGTCAGTGGAAGTGTGAACAGAAAGGACAGACTGGATGGTACTGGATCTGCAATCCAAATCCTTCTGTCTTCTTCTTTTTGGCGGGGTTTGACCCAGGAAGTTCTGCATAGTCTGGGTGGTTTCAGGCTGATGTGCGGTCCTTGATACTCACTGACTTTGGATGTCAGCCCGGTTTTGTTGGTCCGAGGAGAACTAGAAGAATAAGACCTGGTTCTTCTGATGACCCCCGGTGGTCTCGTCAGGATCCTGGATCAACCATAAAATCCCCTGATGAATTGATATCTAATCAGCAATATTGGGAGTCCTTTCAACAGTGGAACCACAAAACCAGGACTCACTGACTCAACAGTACCAGAAGAAGACCCACCAGGACTTCATGTACTTTAAGTATTTTTTATCTTTTCTTAATTCCCCAAAAAACTGAACCACGTGAACTAAAAACACTTACCGGCTGTTGCAACAGAAACGGCCTCCAACAGAGTCTGCAAAGCAACATACAATTAACACCATTGAGGAAGAAGACACTCAGCAAGTCAgcggctgtgtcccaattcagtggCTGCAGCCTTCTAAGGCTGTAACCCTCAGCTGCGGTGCAACAaggctgtcccatttcaaaggctgCTTATGAAGAAGCCGATGCTCACATCCTGCTTCTTTCACCCGAAAATAGTTACTGAGTGACGCCCCCCAAAGATAAaagttggccaaaaaaaaaaaaaaaacccactcatAAACAAGTAATATTTATAAGTATATATAAGTACTAAAAAATGGTTAGTAAACTAAGGCTTACACCCTCAATGCTAGCTTGGTGCATGCAGCTGTTAAGGTTGCCAGGCAACAGGAGGTAGAGGTGGGAAAACATAGTGACACAACAGCAAGATGCTCCGTGGGCTCTTGATGTGAGAACTTTTTTTCTGGCCTCCTCTGTGTCTGAAGGGCTGAAGCCTGAAGAGCTTCATGGGACTCAGCCCTTAGAAGgatgcagaccctgaattgggacacagcccttAGAAGGATGGAgaccctgaactgggacacagcaCTTAGAAGGGTGCAGTTACTGTGGAGGACACAAATAAATGTATATTTGTGAAACGGTGCTTCAAACTTACCTTTGTTCACAAtgggaaaaacaaaaatgaaacattttcacTGATTTTAAATTAGAAATCTCCCTGCACGTCATAAAGAAGGTGTACGTCTGATTACTTACAAACGTAAGCAGGAGGTAGAGATTGGCTGGATGCTGGTGTCGATAAGCAGCCAAAGCCACCAGCAGAACCAGAGAACCCAGAGCTGAACCCAAAACCACAGCAGGGCTGACAAAGGAAGATCACATGgcttttatgacatcacagaATTCCTCCTCAGGAAATGAACGCAATCCTCCGTTCAATTTAGCATGTGGCTGCTCCAATCACGGCCACATACTCAAACGGAACATTGACAGAACAAATTTTACATAAATTTTTCCCACAAAAAGCACAACAACTATTCAAGCGGTAATCATAAGTCATGCTAAACTGAAGCGCACTCACCTAGCATGAACAAAGTCTTTGATGGTTTGACAGAACATGAAGAGTCCAGAGGTCGCTGTGGTCAGGACCATCTGTACGGTCAACAAGCTGTAAACCTTCCGCAGGAAGTCTGAAAAACAAAACCCACAAATATCATAGGCCGGCAGATCCACCGTCAATAAATAAATCCACATCAGGACTGGGATCCAGGCCTTTGTCTCTGTGACCTGCTGTCACCTGGACTGGTTTCCTTTACGGTGTGGAAACAGGGAAACATAGTAAAAAGCATCCGTTTAGAAATCTGGTCTTAAATTGGAGGTGGTGTTTCTCTCTGGTCCTGATCCAGCAGGTGGGTGCATCAGCGTTGAGGACTCCAGagactggagaagaccaaggacatgcccaccttTACACATGGCTGCAGCAGGTAGGTGAATATTCTGGTGATATGGGGATGGACCaggctgggtggttg
The window above is part of the Thalassophryne amazonica chromosome 22, fThaAma1.1, whole genome shotgun sequence genome. Proteins encoded here:
- the tmbim4 gene encoding protein lifeguard 4, which translates into the protein MSADKQSRSSIEDDFNYGTNVATASIQIRMDFLRKVYSLLTVQMVLTTATSGLFMFCQTIKDFVHASPAVVLGSALGSLVLLVALAAYRHQHPANLYLLLTFTLLEAVSVATAVTFYEYSTVLQAFFLTCAVFVGLTAFTFQTKRDFSKMGSILFACLWILIIAGVMKLFFHSDSLDLLLAAAGALVFCGFIIYDTNLLMRHLSPEEHILASINLYLDIVNLFLHLLRLLESLKKH